One Syntrophorhabdaceae bacterium genomic window carries:
- a CDS encoding TolC family protein — protein sequence MKTSFRGLRYVSFALIAVLTLACADSAQGGEKRVLNLSQLIELAIRYSPEVKETLSEIEGAKSDLAQADAAYYPQFDTLALAGPINNTRRPMVAGTRIVDPSPDLSVGVFGRMEMTLTQPLYTFGKISNRREAAARGVAARESKLPHRKNEIALRIKQLYYGLVLAKAGTAAARDGLQYFEEARRRMDRLFKSGSENVTESDLYRIDAYSADTVRSLAAAEEGMKTAYFALKSMIGFRAEDDFDPADEMLTVRSQELRGLEDYIGKALSERPEFKQLEHAIEAQKFSVEGAISDRYPSFFAALAGSLAGAPGRETFHNPYIPDQFNHAVGGIVGGMKWHFDFGILKARVEKEKAGYEKLLHTKATAKMGIPIEVAQRYHEVKEWRVALDAYGRGVSSSRKWVIAALSGFDMGVGAADDLLRSIERYGQNRGKYLEALFNYNISLARLEYAMGEQSW from the coding sequence ATGAAGACTTCTTTCCGAGGTCTGAGATATGTTTCATTCGCCCTCATTGCGGTTTTGACCCTTGCCTGTGCAGATAGCGCGCAGGGAGGAGAAAAACGGGTTCTCAATCTGTCGCAGCTCATCGAGCTTGCAATTCGGTATAGTCCCGAGGTTAAGGAAACGTTGAGTGAGATTGAAGGTGCGAAGAGCGACCTCGCCCAGGCGGACGCCGCCTATTATCCACAGTTTGATACCCTCGCCCTCGCGGGTCCGATCAACAACACCAGGCGGCCTATGGTGGCAGGCACGCGTATTGTCGACCCTTCGCCAGACCTGAGCGTTGGAGTCTTCGGACGCATGGAGATGACCCTGACGCAACCGCTTTACACCTTCGGTAAAATCTCTAACCGGCGCGAAGCTGCCGCCCGAGGTGTGGCCGCAAGAGAGTCGAAGCTGCCCCATCGGAAGAATGAAATTGCCTTACGAATCAAACAGCTCTACTATGGCCTGGTTCTGGCAAAGGCGGGGACCGCTGCCGCGCGGGATGGTCTACAATATTTTGAGGAGGCCCGACGCCGCATGGATCGTCTGTTCAAATCAGGATCCGAAAACGTGACGGAGAGCGACCTGTACAGGATCGACGCCTATAGTGCCGACACTGTGCGCTCTCTTGCTGCGGCGGAAGAGGGAATGAAAACTGCCTATTTTGCGCTTAAATCAATGATCGGCTTTAGAGCTGAAGACGATTTTGACCCTGCAGATGAAATGCTGACCGTACGCAGTCAAGAGCTTCGGGGACTCGAAGATTACATCGGGAAGGCCCTTTCGGAGCGTCCTGAATTCAAGCAATTGGAACACGCCATCGAGGCACAGAAATTCAGCGTCGAAGGCGCTATAAGCGATAGGTATCCTTCATTTTTCGCTGCCCTCGCGGGTTCGCTCGCGGGCGCGCCCGGTCGCGAGACATTTCACAATCCCTATATACCCGATCAGTTCAATCATGCGGTCGGGGGGATCGTGGGCGGCATGAAATGGCATTTCGATTTCGGAATATTAAAGGCCCGGGTAGAAAAGGAGAAAGCGGGTTACGAGAAGTTGCTGCACACCAAGGCTACCGCTAAAATGGGAATCCCCATCGAAGTGGCTCAAAGGTACCATGAGGTGAAGGAGTGGCGGGTGGCCCTCGATGCCTATGGCCGGGGCGTATCGTCTTCACGTAAATGGGTGATCGCAGCCCTTAGCGGTTTCGATATGGGAGTGGGTGCTGCGGACGACCTGTTGAGGAGCATCGAGCGGTATGGTCAGAACCGGGGCAAATACCTCGAAGCTTTGTTTAATTACAACATATCCCTCGCCAGGCTCGAGTATGCGATGGGGGAACAAAGTTGGTGA
- a CDS encoding ABC transporter substrate-binding protein, giving the protein MKRPAIILIVIVLALYAYTCHAAAEARKATDFVQAMLTEIIAIQNDPRLQNPESKNMRKDLVRKIILRSFDFNTMAKDALGPQQWNGMTKSQQTEFKSVFQDLFVESYLRLVLDFLKKEKIEYGEERHSQGKRLVKTIMHRQEDRIPVDYFLIISGDRWTITDVTIEGVSIIENYRKSFSRIIRQDSLNGLLRKMRLQQKAAQGNGT; this is encoded by the coding sequence ATGAAACGACCGGCCATAATCCTCATCGTAATAGTACTTGCCCTGTATGCGTATACCTGTCACGCAGCCGCAGAAGCACGGAAGGCCACCGATTTTGTTCAGGCCATGTTAACAGAGATTATTGCGATTCAAAACGATCCGCGACTTCAAAATCCGGAGTCAAAAAATATGAGAAAAGATCTCGTCCGGAAGATTATCCTCAGGAGCTTTGATTTCAATACGATGGCGAAAGATGCCCTTGGGCCGCAACAATGGAACGGGATGACGAAGAGCCAACAGACCGAATTCAAGTCGGTCTTCCAGGACCTTTTTGTCGAATCTTATTTGCGCCTGGTCCTCGATTTCCTGAAGAAGGAGAAAATAGAGTACGGGGAGGAGCGACACTCTCAGGGCAAAAGGTTGGTGAAGACCATAATGCACCGGCAGGAGGATCGCATTCCGGTGGATTACTTCCTCATTATTTCCGGAGATCGGTGGACCATAACCGATGTGACGATCGAGGGCGTGAGCATAATAGAAAACTACCGCAAGTCCTTTTCCCGCATCATCAGGCAGGACTCCCTAAACGGGCTCCTGAGGAAGATGCGTCTTCAGCAGAAGGCGGCACAGGGAAATGGCACTTAG
- a CDS encoding lysylphosphatidylglycerol synthase transmembrane domain-containing protein yields MKVFNLIILAAGVPLLALLVYSVGPQALWHEFTLLGWKLVPLVLLEGASNLFNTQGWRHCLSDSHKLIPFGRVLCLMMAGSSINYLTPTAGLGGEVAKGLLLAAGREGPLAASAVLLDKLTSALAQLIFINCGYIIFLNQVEMPAALHYSLISATGVLGAGIVGFLVVQRYGKLGALVRWAVHHRLGGAALRRVSDSMTEVDYELRRFHRTRSRDLALSVFWHLMGVTWGIIPLFYFLILTRDLASLQISGALAVLGKWFDLVSFAIPTDIGIQEATRVLAFKIIGFPSAVGLTYALTRRLQQVFWAGIGLALYGLVVSTPHFPVPRPDAEGKERIR; encoded by the coding sequence GTGAAGGTTTTTAATCTGATCATTCTGGCGGCAGGAGTACCCCTTCTGGCGCTCCTCGTGTACAGTGTGGGACCTCAGGCCCTCTGGCACGAATTCACTCTCCTGGGCTGGAAATTGGTGCCCCTCGTCCTTCTTGAGGGCGCCTCCAATCTTTTCAATACCCAGGGCTGGAGACATTGCCTTTCCGATTCTCATAAGCTGATCCCCTTCGGCAGAGTCCTTTGCCTCATGATGGCAGGCTCTTCCATTAATTACCTCACACCCACGGCAGGACTCGGAGGAGAGGTGGCCAAGGGACTCCTCCTTGCTGCCGGACGCGAAGGTCCATTAGCAGCTTCTGCCGTACTCCTCGACAAGCTTACATCGGCACTGGCGCAACTGATTTTTATTAATTGCGGTTACATAATCTTTTTAAACCAGGTTGAGATGCCGGCGGCCCTCCACTACTCCCTTATCTCGGCTACGGGTGTTTTGGGCGCAGGGATCGTGGGATTTCTGGTAGTACAGCGATATGGGAAACTCGGCGCGCTGGTAAGGTGGGCCGTGCATCACCGTCTGGGCGGAGCGGCCCTTCGAAGAGTATCCGATTCGATGACAGAGGTGGATTACGAGCTTCGCCGGTTTCATCGCACCCGTTCAAGAGACCTTGCGCTTTCCGTCTTCTGGCACCTTATGGGAGTAACCTGGGGAATAATACCCCTCTTCTATTTTCTTATATTAACCCGGGACCTCGCTTCCTTACAGATATCCGGCGCCCTCGCCGTGCTCGGTAAGTGGTTTGATCTCGTATCCTTTGCCATTCCGACCGACATAGGCATCCAGGAGGCAACAAGGGTACTGGCTTTTAAGATTATTGGTTTTCCCTCGGCCGTAGGACTGACTTATGCACTTACTCGCCGCCTCCAACAGGTTTTTTGGGCGGGAATAGGTCTCGCACTGTACGGCCTGGTCGTATCCACGCCCCATTTCCCTGTTCCCAGACCTGATGCTGAGGGTAAGGAGAGAATCCGATGA
- a CDS encoding MMPL family transporter, translating into MNNLKYRFENMGRIILRFQTSRPVLTLACALILAGLAIVYTAVRLEFKTSQRALISTDNRLMQLLDFAELFSEPDGFIVAVENKNVHRSLEFVNTLTSCLQRDTEHFAEVFSRVDPRLFRPWALLYLTPREINELHDNLAAHEPFLKKLSRSPGLVTIFDEISREMRSTMVEHLFTGFLDSSSAEGKTGALNLDFVAAIMREMKKNLEGSSTFNSPWRSFFKEGTGNQAEEGYFWTEGKKYVLILVAPNLKKTGGPSQEEALVSLRRNLRSMKELFPDVEAGVTGQKALDEDEKYLASKDIGVATLVSLAGLAVLLLLFWRTVRRPMLQLTTQAVGLSLTFGLTTLFIGHLNLLSITFAPMVLGLGMDYDIHWFSRYNEERLQPGRTTGEALAVTMESMGPTILLASLSTSLAFLPLTITGFKGLAELGVICAIGLFVSSVTTLCLLPALIMLFDKPPARGAPRFPTPAEARPMLRTTKKKAFVILALTVAGAGFSAWGAGKIKFDLNMLHLQSKTAESVIWETKLIKDSKYPSIYGVLFAHSLTEVARKTETLKKLDTVSNVRSVRDFLPPDQVRTIPLVRRMKPILSGIPNLTASEGPIDAEGLNKGLSRIRFIMDEGLGREGDLTGRLEAQMKEVRSLIDGITHDLKTIETRLVIHRLKKFELKLLNDMNEKLSLIRENTHARPMEVSDLPGPVLKRFVGPDDIFLMRVFPSSDIWDPRFLGTFVRDLRIIDPDATGDPVTLYVFTREFRDASIKSAIYALVLIFLFLALTLRSTIFALAAISPLVLGALLTFGLMHIFGVDLNLANTIFLPLVIGAGVEYGVIIIGRWQQKKSGQEQAPLPFSTGMGIILAGLSTTVGFGSLMISRHQGIYSLGLLTTVGSVVVLAVAILFLPALLSFMPPRPKGDSKIIKDRDLNPDHREEL; encoded by the coding sequence GTGAACAACTTAAAATACCGTTTTGAAAATATGGGGCGGATTATTTTACGATTTCAGACCTCCCGTCCCGTCCTCACTCTCGCATGCGCCCTCATCCTTGCGGGCCTCGCCATCGTATATACCGCCGTCCGCCTCGAGTTCAAGACCAGCCAGCGTGCCCTGATATCCACGGACAACAGGTTGATGCAGTTATTGGACTTTGCCGAACTGTTTTCAGAACCTGACGGTTTTATCGTCGCCGTTGAAAACAAGAACGTCCATCGATCCCTGGAGTTTGTCAATACCCTTACTTCCTGCCTTCAAAGAGACACGGAACATTTCGCCGAAGTCTTTTCCAGGGTGGACCCCCGCCTCTTCCGGCCCTGGGCTCTTCTCTACCTGACACCACGTGAGATCAATGAACTGCACGACAATCTCGCTGCACACGAGCCGTTTCTCAAGAAACTTTCTCGATCACCTGGTCTGGTGACCATCTTTGACGAAATCTCCCGGGAAATGAGATCAACCATGGTGGAGCACCTGTTCACGGGCTTTCTCGACTCCTCATCGGCAGAGGGGAAAACCGGCGCACTGAACCTCGATTTCGTGGCGGCCATAATGAGAGAGATGAAGAAGAATCTGGAGGGGTCTTCAACCTTCAATTCCCCCTGGCGCTCCTTTTTTAAAGAAGGCACGGGGAATCAGGCGGAAGAAGGCTATTTCTGGACGGAAGGCAAGAAATATGTACTTATTTTGGTCGCGCCCAATTTGAAAAAAACGGGGGGTCCCAGTCAGGAGGAAGCACTGGTCTCGCTTCGCCGCAATCTACGGTCGATGAAAGAACTGTTCCCGGACGTGGAAGCGGGCGTTACCGGCCAAAAAGCGCTTGATGAGGATGAAAAATATCTCGCCTCCAAAGATATAGGCGTTGCAACTCTCGTCTCATTGGCAGGACTCGCCGTGCTGCTTCTTCTGTTCTGGAGGACGGTCCGGCGCCCCATGCTTCAGTTGACTACCCAGGCCGTAGGCCTTTCACTGACTTTCGGCCTTACCACTCTCTTTATCGGCCATCTTAACCTTTTGTCCATTACCTTCGCCCCCATGGTCCTCGGCCTCGGCATGGACTATGATATCCACTGGTTTTCCAGGTATAACGAGGAGCGCTTGCAACCGGGACGGACCACGGGAGAGGCTCTCGCTGTAACTATGGAGAGTATGGGGCCCACCATACTGCTCGCTTCCCTGAGCACCTCCCTTGCCTTTCTGCCTCTTACGATCACCGGGTTCAAAGGACTTGCAGAACTGGGCGTCATTTGCGCCATCGGGCTCTTTGTATCATCAGTGACCACCCTGTGCCTTCTCCCGGCACTCATCATGCTTTTTGATAAACCTCCGGCTCGCGGCGCGCCTCGTTTCCCCACCCCGGCTGAGGCAAGACCCATGCTGCGGACCACAAAAAAGAAGGCCTTTGTGATTCTGGCCCTCACCGTCGCCGGCGCAGGCTTTTCCGCGTGGGGGGCCGGGAAGATTAAATTCGACCTCAATATGCTCCACCTCCAGTCAAAAACCGCTGAATCCGTAATTTGGGAAACGAAGCTTATCAAAGACTCGAAATATCCCAGTATATATGGGGTCCTTTTTGCTCATTCGCTCACCGAGGTAGCCCGGAAGACGGAGACCCTGAAGAAACTTGATACGGTTTCGAATGTGAGGAGTGTACGGGATTTCCTCCCCCCCGATCAGGTAAGGACAATTCCTCTCGTGCGCAGGATGAAACCGATTCTCTCGGGCATCCCCAATCTCACCGCGAGTGAAGGTCCAATCGACGCGGAGGGGCTGAATAAGGGCCTTTCCCGCATCAGATTTATAATGGATGAAGGTCTTGGCAGAGAAGGGGATTTGACCGGCCGCCTTGAGGCACAGATGAAAGAGGTCCGCTCCCTGATTGACGGGATCACGCACGATCTTAAGACTATCGAAACCAGGCTTGTGATACACCGCCTCAAGAAATTTGAATTAAAACTCTTGAATGATATGAACGAAAAGCTTTCTCTTATTCGCGAAAACACACATGCTCGTCCCATGGAAGTTTCGGATCTGCCGGGGCCCGTGCTCAAACGTTTCGTCGGACCTGACGATATTTTTCTCATGCGGGTCTTCCCCTCATCCGATATCTGGGATCCGCGGTTTCTCGGAACATTTGTGCGGGATCTAAGAATAATAGATCCGGATGCGACAGGAGATCCCGTAACCCTTTATGTGTTTACCAGGGAATTCCGTGATGCATCGATAAAGTCGGCTATCTACGCCCTCGTCCTTATCTTCTTGTTTCTTGCCCTTACATTAAGGAGTACGATTTTCGCCCTCGCCGCTATCTCGCCTCTCGTGCTCGGCGCCCTCCTCACCTTCGGTCTCATGCATATTTTTGGGGTCGATCTAAATCTCGCAAATACTATATTTCTGCCCCTTGTGATAGGGGCCGGAGTAGAATACGGAGTTATTATCATCGGCAGATGGCAGCAGAAAAAAAGCGGGCAAGAGCAGGCTCCCCTCCCCTTCAGCACGGGGATGGGTATAATTCTGGCCGGCTTATCGACCACCGTCGGTTTCGGAAGCCTTATGATTTCACGCCATCAGGGGATCTATAGCCTCGGCCTTCTCACCACCGTGGGAAGTGTAGTTGTGCTGGCCGTGGCGATTCTTTTTCTTCCCGCCTTACTCTCTTTTATGCCCCCTCGTCCAAAGGGCGACAGCAAAATTATCAAGGATAGAGATTTAAATCCAGACCACCGGGAGGAGTTATGA
- a CDS encoding glycosyltransferase: MTVLDLFFLIVLLLGCSYTLFSIACVQEFFRDQDLPSPKGSLPSISVLKAIKGLDSSCSENLSSFCAQDYPSYEVLFGFKERDDPAVACAEAIAASASCNARVVIDGGGTGVNQKVANLETLACRSRYQMLALSDSDMYVDHGYLRRIVGEYQGSDKTGIVTSLYKISCPLSVGSALESLSIALDFIPSVLVARRLEGVTFGLGASILISKEALREIGGFGDIAGYLADDYQLGYRLWKKGYTNILSRGVIENRVGPMSVVNHLSHQLRWARTYRASRPLGFFGYGITHVFFFSLLFLLVKPGTAPAIVLLFVLTLRYILACLLYRKVIRRKRWLLCLFLLPFKEISAFLVWLWSFAGSRVRWRGTDYRISRDGRLTKL, encoded by the coding sequence ATGACCGTCCTCGACCTATTCTTCCTTATCGTCCTTCTCCTGGGTTGCTCCTATACCCTTTTTTCCATTGCCTGCGTGCAAGAGTTTTTTAGGGATCAGGATCTGCCTTCGCCCAAGGGTAGCCTGCCCTCCATATCCGTGCTTAAGGCAATAAAAGGCCTCGACTCTTCGTGTTCCGAAAATCTCTCAAGTTTCTGTGCTCAGGATTACCCGAGTTACGAGGTACTTTTCGGTTTTAAGGAGCGGGACGACCCCGCTGTGGCGTGCGCGGAGGCTATCGCGGCTTCGGCTTCCTGCAACGCCCGGGTCGTAATAGACGGGGGAGGCACGGGCGTAAATCAGAAGGTCGCGAATCTCGAAACCCTGGCCTGCCGATCACGTTATCAAATGCTTGCATTAAGTGACAGCGACATGTATGTGGACCACGGTTATTTGCGGCGGATAGTCGGGGAATACCAGGGTAGCGACAAAACGGGGATCGTCACTTCCCTTTACAAAATATCATGCCCTTTATCCGTGGGAAGTGCCTTAGAATCGTTGAGCATTGCCCTTGACTTCATCCCCTCCGTCCTCGTGGCGAGGCGTCTTGAAGGTGTCACTTTCGGTCTGGGCGCCTCCATACTCATATCGAAAGAGGCGCTCCGGGAGATAGGAGGCTTCGGCGATATAGCCGGTTATCTTGCAGACGACTACCAGTTGGGTTACAGGCTATGGAAGAAAGGTTATACGAATATTCTCAGCCGGGGTGTGATCGAGAACCGGGTAGGACCGATGAGTGTCGTGAACCACCTGAGCCACCAGTTGAGATGGGCAAGGACGTACCGTGCGTCACGGCCGTTAGGATTCTTCGGGTATGGCATCACCCACGTCTTTTTCTTCTCCTTGCTATTTCTATTGGTAAAGCCCGGCACAGCCCCAGCCATAGTCCTCCTGTTCGTCCTGACCCTGAGATATATACTCGCCTGTCTCCTCTATCGGAAAGTAATCAGGAGAAAGAGATGGCTGCTGTGCCTTTTCCTCCTTCCCTTTAAAGAAATATCTGCTTTTCTGGTCTGGCTGTGGAGTTTCGCCGGCTCCCGGGTTCGATGGAGAGGAACGGACTACCGGATATCGAGGGACGGCCGGCTGACAAAATTATAA
- a CDS encoding CDP-alcohol phosphatidyltransferase family protein has translation MEKTALIWAEDGRGLQKVYGIGAAKRLILLARLIGFDKIFVAEHGSDLLPVLSEFTGIEGLAYIHGESWQSILGKLPFHEDEYVLLLNAGLVVDRWSLNRLLQAGRERESVLLRKGGSVKEAAFFVKASRLYSLMSVSQGWHEVCAGLAADAIHVETDRRLPLLLDPDRANIREAEAALSVAAGEATWERDSLLYRHASRHISRLISPWIARTGITANMVTLFCTLIGLAGAFVLTIGGYLSQITGSLLFLFSTIIDLVDGEVARLKLQESNFGHYFDIICDNIVHVAVFVGIAFGLYQETGNGLFLRLLWFLLGGLGICALILNRILSENRTGLQPSPSAVLLESLFNNRDFAYVMTALALFHRLDWFFVASAIGAYLLALVLWAIRFFVSRPAGHRGVAGS, from the coding sequence ATGGAAAAAACAGCATTGATATGGGCGGAAGACGGAAGAGGTCTGCAGAAGGTATATGGGATAGGGGCGGCAAAAAGACTTATTCTCCTCGCACGCCTGATTGGATTCGACAAAATATTTGTAGCAGAACACGGCTCTGATCTTTTGCCCGTCCTTTCGGAATTCACCGGAATCGAGGGATTGGCCTATATACACGGTGAATCGTGGCAATCCATACTCGGGAAGCTCCCCTTTCATGAAGACGAGTATGTGCTGCTCCTTAACGCCGGCCTTGTCGTCGATCGATGGTCTCTGAACCGGCTCTTACAGGCCGGCCGGGAGCGCGAGAGCGTTCTCTTAAGAAAAGGTGGCTCAGTAAAGGAAGCGGCCTTTTTCGTAAAGGCATCCCGCCTCTATTCCCTGATGTCTGTGTCGCAGGGTTGGCATGAAGTCTGCGCAGGACTTGCGGCCGATGCCATTCATGTCGAAACCGACCGTAGATTACCTCTTCTTCTCGATCCTGACCGGGCAAATATACGAGAAGCGGAGGCCGCCCTTAGTGTCGCAGCCGGCGAGGCAACATGGGAAAGGGACAGCCTTCTCTACCGTCATGCAAGCCGCCATATCTCCCGGCTCATCAGTCCGTGGATTGCAAGAACAGGTATAACGGCAAACATGGTGACCCTGTTCTGTACTCTAATAGGACTTGCAGGGGCCTTCGTTCTCACAATTGGGGGTTATCTATCCCAAATAACAGGGTCTTTGCTCTTTCTTTTTTCCACGATCATTGATCTGGTCGACGGCGAAGTCGCCCGTCTCAAACTGCAGGAGAGTAATTTCGGCCATTATTTCGATATAATTTGCGACAATATTGTGCATGTCGCGGTGTTTGTGGGGATTGCATTCGGCCTGTATCAGGAAACGGGCAATGGGCTTTTTCTGCGCCTCCTATGGTTCCTTCTCGGAGGTCTCGGCATTTGTGCGCTCATACTCAACCGCATACTTTCCGAGAACAGGACGGGTTTGCAGCCATCCCCTTCTGCAGTCCTCCTCGAAAGCCTATTCAATAACAGGGATTTTGCTTATGTCATGACTGCTTTAGCCCTGTTCCACCGCCTTGACTGGTTTTTCGTAGCCAGTGCAATCGGCGCATATCTTTTGGCTCTTGTCCTTTGGGCGATCCGATTCTTCGTCTCACGTCCCGCCGGCCACAGGGGCGTCGCGGGCAGCTAA
- a CDS encoding lipid-binding SYLF domain-containing protein, producing the protein MNRTRRHSPNSTILCMVICLIAGIMTLPALADDAAESRQIVEKAVMTFDNFSKAPEMEGFRRLMKDARGIFIAPQVLKGAFIVGAAGGSGLFVARDGGAGKWAGPAFYTIGEVSFGLQAGGQSSEVIFLAMSERGVTALLNNSVKLGGDVGVAAGPVGIGAAASTANLSADIISFSRSKGLFGGISLDGAVVAVRAGLNEAYYGGKKLGPVDILIRGTASPTPGARILLDGITEAAKK; encoded by the coding sequence ATGAACAGAACACGCCGTCACTCGCCGAACAGTACTATTTTATGTATGGTTATATGCCTTATTGCCGGCATCATGACCCTTCCCGCACTCGCGGATGACGCCGCTGAAAGCAGGCAGATAGTAGAGAAGGCGGTGATGACCTTCGATAATTTTTCGAAGGCACCGGAGATGGAGGGCTTTCGGCGCCTCATGAAAGATGCGAGAGGCATCTTCATAGCGCCCCAGGTCCTCAAGGGCGCCTTTATTGTCGGAGCCGCCGGAGGCAGCGGTCTTTTTGTGGCAAGGGACGGCGGGGCAGGAAAATGGGCCGGCCCCGCGTTTTATACCATAGGCGAAGTAAGTTTTGGCCTTCAGGCGGGAGGCCAATCATCGGAAGTGATTTTTCTTGCCATGTCCGAAAGGGGAGTTACTGCCCTTTTGAACAATTCGGTAAAACTCGGGGGCGACGTAGGCGTAGCTGCCGGACCGGTCGGAATCGGTGCAGCGGCTTCAACTGCTAATCTCAGCGCCGATATAATCAGTTTTTCCCGCTCAAAGGGACTTTTCGGAGGGATTTCTCTTGATGGGGCGGTGGTTGCAGTACGTGCCGGATTGAATGAAGCTTACTACGGGGGAAAAAAATTAGGTCCCGTGGATATATTGATCCGGGGGACAGCATCGCCGACTCCCGGCGCCCGGATTCTTCTTGACGGAATCACGGAGGCCGCAAAGAAATAA
- a CDS encoding response regulator — MIDNREFICEQQETLSGGQLVDCLNVLLVDDSEPILAVLKEFLDFSGYHVITVDSGSKALETVSRGGIDCVISDYHMPDMDGLELLKIMRALGCSVPFFLMTGSAPEELEDKLDGIGIDGFIPKPVDFSEMLGCISRVTGARQTA; from the coding sequence ATGATCGATAATCGTGAGTTTATCTGCGAACAACAAGAGACGCTGTCGGGGGGACAATTGGTAGATTGCCTGAATGTTCTACTGGTGGACGACAGCGAGCCGATCTTAGCGGTTCTGAAGGAATTCCTCGATTTCAGCGGCTACCATGTAATTACGGTGGATAGCGGCTCCAAGGCGCTGGAAACAGTCTCCCGTGGAGGAATAGATTGCGTGATATCAGATTACCACATGCCTGACATGGACGGCCTGGAGCTTCTGAAGATAATGAGGGCGCTGGGGTGTTCGGTTCCTTTTTTTCTTATGACCGGGTCTGCCCCTGAAGAGTTGGAAGACAAATTAGATGGTATAGGCATCGACGGTTTTATACCAAAGCCTGTTGATTTTTCGGAGATGTTGGGGTGCATCTCGCGGGTAACGGGGGCCAGGCAGACCGCGTGA